The DNA region CTCATTTCCTGTTTGTTTGCCCAGGTAAAATAAGAATCACTTAAAGAATCTAACATTCTGATTACTGTCTTGAATACAAAATTTATATCAAAAGAAGGGTGATAAAATAGAAAATATAATAGCTTCATATTTTGTCCGTGTATAGCATTCACTATATTGACATTAATATCGAAATTGGGGTGATTTAAGAATAGCTCGCCTATTTCTGTGCCGTCCTTATTTGTTACATAGGTAAATAAAAGATTATTGATTTCAAGATTTGGATGAGATAATAAAGCTTTGATAATTTCTATATTATTTTCAATTATAGCATTCAGAAGCGCAGATTTACCGTCTCGGCTCCTAGCATTAATATCAATAGTTTGATGGTGATAATTAATTAGAGATTTAATAAGCTCTATATTATTGTTTTTTATTGCTAGTGATAGTAATGTTTCCTGATCAAGATTCGGAACATTAACATCTGTTAAAAATGGAACTAGCGGTATAATATTACTAAATGGCAGACAGTCGTTATAATACAGAGCTAATGTTAAATTGTTCAAATAACTGTATAGTTTAACCCCATTTTGCTTACTGCTTTCTATAACATCAGTATTGTTAGTAAGAAATGCATATATTAAACGAAGCTCTTCTTTAGTAGCCTCATTACTAGAAGCATTTGCATCAACAAACCTTTGTAACGTAGAAATTAATCCGCCATTAATAATGTGCCCTATAAAAGAATATTTCTCTCTACTATATAATGTTCTGTTAATAGTAGTATATAAGGCATTTATCTCATTATTATCTAAGTAACGTATATCTTCAAAAGTAATTTTTTTCCTCTCAAGAAGCTCAAGGATTTTAGGCTGGATAAGAGTAAAACATTGAGTATAAGACAAGCTACCTAGCTCTTCCATACCACGCTTAGTGCCACCCTTCAATTCACTATAATAATAACGTGCAGCTCGAAATAATCTTCCTACTTCTCTTTGTAAATCAATAGTGTTAAGAGTTGCATAAGTATTTAATATTTCATACGGAATCCAATCTGCTTCCCGCTGAGTCAATAACCCTTCACTTACTAATTGATGTTCTGTTACTACATTACTATCTGTTTCATTTCTAGTTGCACGTGCTATATTTTGGGTAGCTCTCTTATCATATATAGCTTGCCTTACATTATGTATTGTTTGAGTTAGCTCATCTTTTAATATAGTCGTATAATTTTTTAATATTACGGCTTTCTCTTGGGCAGATTCTGCCGCCTGAAAGCTTGTAGCATACTCTAATTCCCGGCTGTCCATGCCTGGGGAGGCTAGCTGCTTACTATCATTAGACCACTGTTGACACTCGTATCGAAATGATAATTTGCCCATAGAATGTATAGAATCTAGGGCGGGGGCTTTAGCTATACTCGACTGTGCTACGGTTTTACTCACCTCATCCTCATCAATTGTCTTATAGTCAATTGATGAGCAGTTGGTGACATTGTCACTTGTCGCTTGCCTATTATATATAGATGTCGCTCCATCGCTCCTAGCACTAAATTGTCCTGAATTGACTATATAAGGTGCGAGCGGTGAGAGAGGCCTATTATTATTGGAGAAACTATTTACTTGGACTATTTTATCTTTTATATCGTTTACCTCAGTACATGACATAAAGGTTAACATGATATAATTGTTGGTAATTTGGGGATTAGAGGCTTGATAAATATATCAATAATGCTGGATAGTTCCTTGTACATTTGCCCTTGGTTTAAATATATTCTTCGTAAGTAATCAAGTCCATACCTAAAAGGTGACATAGCCTTTCTGCCGTGAGTTTTCAATTTTATAGGCCAGATAGAATGCCGCCATAAGCCCACAGTATAAGCAAAGGTAAAAGTTATAGCTAATATCCCTAATAATTTGTTTATTCTATCCAAATGTACTAAATGGGTATTTTCAAAGTTGAAGCCACGCGTCTTAAGGCATGCAAAAAGATTTTCAATTTCCCAGCGTTTTTTGTAAATATCCAAGGCC from Candidatus Tisiphia endosymbiont of Beris chalybata includes:
- a CDS encoding ankyrin repeat domain-containing protein encodes the protein MSCTEVNDIKDKIVQVNSFSNNNRPLSPLAPYIVNSGQFSARSDGATSIYNRQATSDNVTNCSSIDYKTIDEDEVSKTVAQSSIAKAPALDSIHSMGKLSFRYECQQWSNDSKQLASPGMDSRELEYATSFQAAESAQEKAVILKNYTTILKDELTQTIHNVRQAIYDKRATQNIARATRNETDSNVVTEHQLVSEGLLTQREADWIPYEILNTYATLNTIDLQREVGRLFRAARYYYSELKGGTKRGMEELGSLSYTQCFTLIQPKILELLERKKITFEDIRYLDNNEINALYTTINRTLYSREKYSFIGHIINGGLISTLQRFVDANASSNEATKEELRLIYAFLTNNTDVIESSKQNGVKLYSYLNNLTLALYYNDCLPFSNIIPLVPFLTDVNVPNLDQETLLSLAIKNNNIELIKSLINYHHQTIDINARSRDGKSALLNAIIENNIEIIKALLSHPNLEINNLLFTYVTNKDGTEIGELFLNHPNFDINVNIVNAIHGQNMKLLYFLFYHPSFDINFVFKTVIRMLDSLSDSYFTWANKQEMSNFGNDVVRLLFFRHDFDINIQDEDGVPLIIRALKVSKNMFSLLVEHPNFDVNITVNSLISCANHVIGDTNVASLAYDLIFHSNFSPNIQDTQGNTPLINGIKIGNEEIVLYLLLHPDIDLNIANREGFTPLIQAVILGYTNIVKRLIGYQDEVNTDFVELESYDNNIRSKKYPNALKKEEDSDGDMFEYITVTTTDTYITETDKEIDPFELFNNFQETRIEEYNDGFGPFIAPLKVPIKININMQDQQGQTALMHAVINCRQDIIAALLSIKDINLALKDNQGNTTLMYAAMTAKREIIEACYNYQILQEHETTISPSDFVDNHDNTTRYTELTALIIDATDTNY